One Erpetoichthys calabaricus chromosome 8, fErpCal1.3, whole genome shotgun sequence DNA segment encodes these proteins:
- the LOC114656557 gene encoding lysophosphatidic acid receptor 3-like → MYITLLFMTNPESTIYGSDELLKAYAIFTIAVLSTIYNLMSIGIERYLSVAECTRMRTKVLKWQIVAAVSGNWGLAVLFGCLPLAGWNCLHKGHSSNLYSPFCTDYLAFITIPNCMVAFVCLLVTYFKIIFILKKQKTAIAAHDLAFKNTYKTAEMQVTRTSISIWILTAVSYVPFFAGVLWDSFNHSCREELHTGIYIFRNITAVMFTVNAIGNPIIYTMKVKKLGSSRTPLRCRDNDNAQLRAQVNI, encoded by the coding sequence ATGTATATCACTCTATTGTTCATGACGAACCCCGAGAGTACAATTTACGGGTCCGACGAGCTTCTTAAAGCTTATGCCATCTTTACAATTGCTGTCCTGTCGACGATCTACAACCTAATGAGCATCGGGATTGAACGCTACCTGTCGGTGGCAGAGTGCACTCGAATGAGAACCAAGGTCCTGAAGTGGCAGATCGTGGCAGCTGTTTCGGGTAACTGGGGGTTAGCCGTCTTGTTCGGATGCTTGCCCCTTGCCGGCTGGAACTGCCTACACAAAGGTCATTCATCCAACTTGTACAGTCCATTCTGTACCGACTACCTCGCATTTATAACCATTCCAAACTGCATGGTGGCTTTCGTCTGCCTGTTGGTTACTTacttcaaaattattttcatactgaaaaagcaaaaaactgcCATTGCAGCCCACGACTTGGCGTTCAAAAATACGTACAAGACGGCCGAAATGCAAGTAACACGCACCAGCATCTCAATATGGATCCTGACTGCCGTGTCCTATGTGCCCTTTTTTGCCGGGGTTCTTTGGGATTCATTCAACCATTCATGTCGCGAAGAACTTCATACTGGGATTTACATCTTTAGAAATATCACAGCTGTTATGTTCACAGTAAACGCCATAGGTAACCCCATTATTTATACGATGAAGGTCAAGAAATTGGGTAGCTCTCGAACTCCCTTGAGATGCAGGGATAATGACAACGCACAGCTGCGAGCGCAAGTAAATATCTGA